The genomic segment GGGGTGGCCGTGAGGTGCAGCAGTTCGTCGGGCACCACGCGAGCGACCCGCGGATCGGCGGCCAGCGTCTTCGCCTGACCGGCGGTGAGGGTGCTCGAGAAGCCGTTGGTGGTGAGGGTATAAGAGGTGGTGATGTCGGCATCCACCGAGTCGGCGACCTGCTCCTGCACGGAAGCGAGGTAGCTCGAGTAGTCGGCCACGCGACGAGATCCGGTGTCGAGGTCGTCGCCGGGCGCCGGCTGGGTGCCGGGGAACTTCGCGAGGCCACCACGGTAGGCGGCGACGGCGTCGCTCTTCAGGGTGACGATGTAGCGGCCGTCGGCGAAGGCAGCGGGGTCGGTGGTGTCGGTGGGGTCGGTCGGTGCCGCCGTCGCGGCCGTCGATGCGGATGACGGCGCGGCGGTTCCCGCTGCCGCCGCGGGCCCGGCCACCATGGCGCCGGCTCCGATGCCGGTGGCCAGGATGGTGGCGGTCGCGGCAGCCCAGAAGCGGAGGCCGCTTCGTCGGGAGGGCCGGGAAGGGCGAGAGGCACGGATCGGTGCAGGAGACGTGTTCACGGAGTCCTTTGGTCGAAGGATGCGGGTGGCGGAAGGCACCCCCGCTCGGGGGGTCGGGTTCGCCGGTCGTCCTATTGTGGGCAACGGCGTCGAGGCCGTGTTGGCCTAGCTAGGCCATCTGCCGCAAGTGGCCAGGTGCGGAAACGCGATCGTTACACGGCGGAAACGCAGCGCTACAGCCAGCCCCGCCGGGCAGCTTCGAGGCCGGCCTGGAATCGTGTGCTCGCCTCGAGCTCGGCCATCAACTCCTGGCTGCGACGACGGAGCGTGCGCGGCGAGATCTGCAACTGCCGGGCGACCGCGTCGTCTTTCATGCCGACGGCCATCAGCGACAGCAGGGTGCGCTCCTCCGCCGTGGCGGAACGGATGCGGCCCGCGCCTTTCACCGCCCCTTCCGCGGGCGCCGATCCGTTCTCCAGCTGCGCCAGGGCGTCACCGAGCGGCAGCGACCTCGCCCAGTGGAACTCGAAGAGCTGGCGCAGCGAATCGACGAGTGGCTGCGAGGAGGTGACGAGAGCGGAGATGCGCCCCGGTTCCAGCGTGAGCGAGACGAGCGCCGTGCGGCGATCGACGATGGCGAGCTTGGTCGGCAGGTCGGGGGCGATGCGGGCTTGCTCCCCCTGCGCGGCGAGGTCGGCCACCTCGTCCCAGGTCGTGCCGTCGTCGAAGCTCTCGATCGTGTAGATGGCGCGCCACTCGACGCCGCGACCGAGGGCGGTGGCCTCGACGGGATCGAGCGAGGCCGACACATAGGGCGGCCGGTCGAAGGCGAGGAACTCGGTGCGCGCCTGGTGCTGCAGGCGGGTGTACCACGCGGCCACCGCATCCGCGTCGGCCAGCACCGTGGTCTGGGTCTGATCGATCCCGGTCGGCGGCACCCGCTCGAACAGTTCGACCAGCTTCGGCAGCGATTCGCGGATGCGCAGCACCTGATCGCCCATCCGGTCGGCGATGGCGCGCAGCGAGTAGCCCGGGTCCACCGGCGTGTAGTCGCGCTCCGCGCCCTCCAGGCGTGACGCCAGGCCGAGCTCGCGCAGGTCTTCGAGCATCGCGGATGCCGCCGGCAGCCCGAGATCGAACTTCTCCGACACGTGCGCGGCGTTCGAGCGACCCTGCGTGAGCAGGTCGAGGTACACGCGTTCGCTCAGCGGGTCGAGCCCGGCCACATCGAGGAAGGGGGTGTCGTCAGCCACCCCTCAAGGGTACGGTCGTCGGCGCCTGGCTCTGGGCCGCCCGAAACGACGGGCTCTCTGCCTGTCAGCGGACTGAGACTCCGTCGTTCGCGCAAATTCGCGCGAAACTCCGTCGATCGAGATGCGCATTTCGGCCGTCTGGACGGCCCGCGGGCGCCCCGGCATGACCGCTGCCGCGGCGCTTCTGACCGACCCCCGGTAGACTGGGGGCCTGCCCCTCTCCCCGACACGAGGAGATCCGCGTGATCCTGGTCCTGCTGTTGTTCGCAGGGCTTGCAGCGCTCACTCCGTTGCTGACGAGGCTGCTCTCGACCCGGGTGTTCTACCTCATCGCGGCCCTTCCGGCGGCGGCTTTCGTGTTCACGCTCACGCAGACCGGCACGGTTCTGGCGGGCGGGGCGACGACCGAGACGGTGGAGTGGATTCCGCAGCTCGGCATCGCGCTGTCGTTCCGCGTCGACACGCTCGCCTGGCTGCTCGCGCTCGTGGTGACCGGTGTCGGCGCCCTCGTGCTGATCTACTGCGCTCGCTACTTCTCGCCCCGCGAACCTGCCCTCGGCCGCTTCGCCGCCCTGCTGCTCGCTTTCGCCGGCACGATGTACGGTCTCGTCACCGCCGACGACATCTACATCATGTTCATGTTCTGGGAGATCACCAGCGTGCTCTCCTACCTCCTCATCGGTCACTACACCGACCGCAAGGAGAGCCGTGGCGCAGCACTGCAGGCGCTGCTGGTCACCACCTTCGGCGGCCTCGCCATGCTCGTCGGCGTGGTGCTGCTGACGGTGGATGCCGGCACCAGCTCGATCGCGCGGCTCGTCAGCGACCCGCCGCCCGGGAGCGCGCTCGTCACCACCTCGATCATCCTCATCCTGGTCGGTGCTCTCTCGAAGTCGGCGCTCGTGCCCTTCCACTTCTGGCTGCCGGCCGCCATGGCCGCACCCACACCGGTGAGCGCCTACCTGCACGCGGCGGCCATGGTGAAGGCGGGCATCTACCTGATCGCCCGCCTCGCCCCCGGTTTCGCCGACACCCCGGGGTGGACACCGCTTCTCGTGAGCCTCGGCGTCTGGACCATGCTCCTCGGCGCCTGGCGCTCCCTCCGCCAGAACGACCTCAAGCTGCTGCTCGCCTACGGCACCGTGAGCCAGCTCGGCTTCCTGACCGTCGTCGTGGGCTTCGGCACCAGAGATGCCGCCCTGGCCGGAGCTGCCCTCCTCCTGGCCCACGCCCTCTTCAAGGCCACGCTCTTCCTCGTGGTCGGCATCGTCGATCACGACGAGGGCACCCGAGACCTCCGAGAGATCTCAGGCCTCGGCCGCCGCAGACCCTTGCTCGCGGCGGTAGCGCTCATCGCGGTGGCCAGCATGGCGGGCATCCCCCCACTCCTGGGGTTCGTAGCGAAGGAGGCAGTCCTCACCGCCTTTCTCGAGGCCGACACCCCTTGGGGCTGGGTAGCCCTCACCGGCGTCAGTCTGGGCTCGATCCTCACGGTCGCCTACAGCG from the Herbiconiux aconitum genome contains:
- a CDS encoding helix-turn-helix domain-containing protein translates to MADDTPFLDVAGLDPLSERVYLDLLTQGRSNAAHVSEKFDLGLPAASAMLEDLRELGLASRLEGAERDYTPVDPGYSLRAIADRMGDQVLRIRESLPKLVELFERVPPTGIDQTQTTVLADADAVAAWYTRLQHQARTEFLAFDRPPYVSASLDPVEATALGRGVEWRAIYTIESFDDGTTWDEVADLAAQGEQARIAPDLPTKLAIVDRRTALVSLTLEPGRISALVTSSQPLVDSLRQLFEFHWARSLPLGDALAQLENGSAPAEGAVKGAGRIRSATAEERTLLSLMAVGMKDDAVARQLQISPRTLRRRSQELMAELEASTRFQAGLEAARRGWL